GCAAATAGCAGGCCATTCGCGTGGAATGACGGTGTTATGGGCTAAACGGTGAAATAAGGCCTTATCACAAAAGAGTCGACGGTACAGCTTTAGCGGCGACGGCAAGGCTGTTAAACGTTCAATTTGTTCGAATATCGGGCGAAGGTCTTTTCGTGCTGCCATTCTTGCCAAGGCTTTTAGTTCTTTTTCGTTTACTACATCTGATGAAGTTGTTATTTCAGTTTCTTTTTCTTGTCTGAGACTAGTGACAAATTGTTGTAGGCGGTTTTGAATGAGCTGGCGTATCTTGGTGAGGCGTTTAGATGGTGGTAGAGAAGCAAAACGATTTAAATAATAGTTTTGCCAATCTTCCTTACTAAATATAGTTTTTCCATTAAATTCTATGCTTGGATAACTTTTCATTGCCTGAGTATTTAAATAGGCCAGATAGTTTTGTAGAATCGTTTCAAAAGCAGCGGATGATTTATAACGAATGCCTGATTGACGCACGCGCAATTTATGATTGGGCACACTCGTAAAAAGATATTCTAGTTGCGCAGAACGTTCTTCAAATTTTATCGGCAGTTGCGTCATGAAACGCATCATATAATCGTAAAAAGTTATTTGTAGGACGTTTTCTTCGCCAATTTCTGGCAAAACATTGGAAATATAATCGCTGAAAATATGATTTGGAGAAAAAATGATAATGTTATTTGCTGTAATTGTTTTTCTTTCCCGATAAAGCAGATAGGCAACACGGTGTAAAGCAATGGAGCTTTTTCCGCTGCCAGCAGCCCCTTCAACAAAGAGCAAGCGATGCCCTTCATCGCGGATAATACGATTTTGTTCGCGTTGAATACTCGTGACAATGGTTTTCATCTTATCATCGACACTGCGTCCGAGTATTTCTTGGAGGATATCATCATCAATTTTTATTTCGGAATCAAACATATATTTTAGTTCGCCATGAATGATTTTATATTGGCGTTTGAGCGTAATGTTGCCACGAATTTCACCAACTGGGCAGTGGTAGAAGGCGGGGCCTCGCTCGAAGTCATAAAACATACCAGCAATTGGTGTTCGCCAGTCATAGATAATTAATTCACCTGAATCAGGATTAGCTAAACTGGCAATTCCAATATAAATCGGTTCAGATAACAGTGAGACACCTGCTTCTTCTTCAGCAAAATCAATACGGCCGAAATATGGGGAAGAAGCCATCTTTTGTAGTTGAAAATGTTTCTGATGAATGACAGCGCTGATATTTTTTTGACGAGTAACAACTTCAATGAGTTGCGCCTCATCACTCGTGTTTCCGCTAAGATTTTCCCAATAATCTGTGAGATTCTTGTGTAGTTCTACACGAGAATCATTGCAATCTATGGCTGTTGAGTCTAATTGCCTATTGATTTGTTGGAGTGTATCTTCCAGCTTTATTAATTCAGC
This genomic window from Pelorhabdus rhamnosifermentans contains:
- a CDS encoding HelD family protein, coding for MDEKEQQAELIKLEDTLQQINRQLDSTAIDCNDSRVELHKNLTDYWENLSGNTSDEAQLIEVVTRQKNISAVIHQKHFQLQKMASSPYFGRIDFAEEEAGVSLLSEPIYIGIASLANPDSGELIIYDWRTPIAGMFYDFERGPAFYHCPVGEIRGNITLKRQYKIIHGELKYMFDSEIKIDDDILQEILGRSVDDKMKTIVTSIQREQNRIIRDEGHRLLFVEGAAGSGKSSIALHRVAYLLYRERKTITANNIIIFSPNHIFSDYISNVLPEIGEENVLQITFYDYMMRFMTQLPIKFEERSAQLEYLFTSVPNHKLRVRQSGIRYKSSAAFETILQNYLAYLNTQAMKSYPSIEFNGKTIFSKEDWQNYYLNRFASLPPSKRLTKIRQLIQNRLQQFVTSLRQEKETEITTSSDVVNEKELKALARMAARKDLRPIFEQIERLTALPSPLKLYRRLFCDKALFHRLAHNTVIPREWPAICTQTLSQLDSGQLFYEDSFSLLYFKGILEGFPANYDMKHLVIDEAQDYTILQYKILARLFPHCSWTVLGDPAQSIHPCLQVASFKEAGQAIAVENPLILKLSRSYRSTREIQKFSTELLGGQQVLASVNRPGKLPELMHIQEPSCLTDSILHTIEGLQADGCRSIAVICKTAQEAEKIYPVLRTKTKMHLIATDDATFSRGVVVIPTYLAKGLEFDGVIIVNVDKKSYESKTDRHVLYTSCTRALHRLILCYCNEVSSLIAAIPPELYIETK